One genomic window of Tenacibaculum tangerinum includes the following:
- the ccoG gene encoding cytochrome c oxidase accessory protein CcoG, with protein METPKNEQFRDSIGTINDEGKRAWVFPKKPSGKFYKYRSYVSYFLLAFLLAAPFIKINGNQFLLFNVLERKFSIFGFPFWPQDFHLMVISMIIGVVFIILFTVVFGRIFCGWICPQTIFMEMVFRKIEYFIEGDRGKQIRLAKQPWNAEKIRKRVLKWIVFFIISFIIANVFLAYLIGGDKLISYITGNPSDHLSTLISLLIFTGVFYFVFAWFREQVCIIACPYGRLQGVLLDNKTINVAYDHVRGEGKTGRGKFRKNEDRATTGKGDCIDCFQCVHVCPTGIDIRNGTQLECVNCTACIDECDQMMEKVGLPTGLIRYASEANIVKKTPFKFTARMKGYSAVLVILVGVLIGMLFLRNDVEATILRLPGQLYQHKENGIISNIYTFKVVNKTTKQIENVSYKLLSHKGKIETVTHQNFEVPKQGLAEGTLFIEMHQSEMKKEKVNLEIGVYSGDKLIETTTTNFLGPRSYR; from the coding sequence ATGGAAACACCCAAGAACGAACAATTCAGAGATAGTATTGGTACTATAAACGATGAAGGAAAAAGAGCTTGGGTGTTTCCAAAAAAACCTAGCGGAAAATTTTATAAATACCGAAGCTATGTAAGCTATTTTTTATTAGCCTTTTTATTAGCCGCACCTTTTATAAAAATTAATGGAAATCAGTTTTTACTCTTCAATGTTCTAGAACGTAAGTTTTCTATTTTCGGATTTCCTTTCTGGCCACAAGATTTTCATCTAATGGTAATTTCAATGATTATAGGAGTGGTGTTTATCATCCTATTTACCGTTGTATTTGGTCGGATTTTCTGTGGATGGATTTGTCCGCAAACCATTTTTATGGAAATGGTGTTTAGAAAAATTGAATACTTTATTGAAGGAGATAGAGGAAAACAAATTCGACTAGCAAAGCAGCCTTGGAATGCCGAAAAGATTAGAAAAAGGGTCTTAAAATGGATAGTCTTTTTTATCATCTCGTTCATCATAGCAAATGTTTTCTTGGCCTATTTAATCGGAGGAGACAAATTAATAAGTTATATAACAGGCAACCCATCAGATCATCTCAGTACATTAATATCACTGCTAATATTTACAGGAGTCTTCTATTTTGTGTTTGCATGGTTTAGAGAACAAGTATGTATCATTGCTTGTCCTTATGGTAGATTGCAGGGAGTGTTATTAGACAACAAAACGATTAACGTAGCCTATGACCATGTAAGAGGAGAAGGAAAAACAGGTAGAGGAAAGTTTAGAAAAAACGAAGACAGAGCAACAACAGGAAAAGGAGATTGTATAGATTGTTTTCAATGTGTACATGTATGTCCTACAGGAATAGACATTCGAAACGGTACGCAATTAGAGTGCGTGAACTGTACAGCTTGTATCGATGAATGTGATCAGATGATGGAAAAGGTAGGATTGCCAACAGGTTTAATTCGCTATGCAAGTGAAGCAAATATTGTTAAGAAAACGCCTTTTAAGTTTACGGCTAGGATGAAAGGATACTCAGCAGTATTAGTCATTTTAGTAGGAGTTTTAATAGGAATGCTATTTTTAAGAAATGATGTAGAAGCAACAATTTTAAGACTACCAGGTCAGTTGTATCAGCATAAAGAAAACGGAATTATTAGTAATATTTACACGTTTAAAGTAGTAAATAAAACCACGAAACAAATAGAAAATGTGAGTTATAAATTACTATCTCACAAAGGAAAGATTGAAACAGTAACGCATCAAAATTTTGAAGTTCCTAAACAAGGATTAGCAGAAGGTACCCTATTTATAGAAATGCATCAATCGGAAATGAAAAAAGAAAAAGTAAACCTAGAGATTGGGGTGTATAGCGGCGACAAACTTATTGAAACCACCACAACCAATTTTTTAGGACCAAGGAGTTATAGATAA